A window of the Planctomycetota bacterium genome harbors these coding sequences:
- the folP gene encoding dihydropteroate synthase, with product MATPLPTRWRLRTLALPLPGTDGPLRRPLVMGIVNVTPDSFSDGGRHADAGAAVDHGLRLVAEGADILDVGGESTRPFSAPVDAAEELRRTATVVDRLVREAGVPVSIDTSKAAVARRALDLGAEIINDVTGLEGDPGMLPLAVETGAGVCAMHMQGTPQTMQILPRYDDVVAEIHAWLVARRTALLTVGIDRERICLDPGIGFGKTHAHNVALVRHAGRFLDIGQPILVGHSRKGFLGKLVEEALGRKADEALRDGATAGIACHLAAAGVQVVRVHAVGLVRAALEAFAAAR from the coding sequence ATGGCCACCCCACTCCCCACCCGTTGGCGCTTGCGCACGCTGGCCTTGCCCCTGCCGGGGACCGACGGGCCGCTGCGCCGCCCGTTGGTGATGGGGATCGTCAACGTCACCCCCGACAGCTTCTCCGACGGTGGGCGGCATGCCGACGCGGGCGCGGCCGTCGACCACGGCCTGCGGCTGGTCGCCGAGGGCGCCGACATCCTCGATGTCGGCGGGGAGAGCACGCGGCCGTTTTCGGCACCGGTGGACGCCGCCGAGGAGCTGCGGCGCACCGCCACGGTCGTCGACCGGCTGGTGCGCGAGGCCGGCGTGCCGGTGTCGATCGACACCTCCAAGGCCGCCGTGGCCCGCCGCGCCCTCGACCTCGGCGCCGAGATCATCAACGACGTCACCGGCCTGGAGGGCGATCCGGGGATGCTGCCGCTGGCGGTCGAGACCGGGGCCGGCGTCTGCGCGATGCACATGCAGGGGACTCCGCAGACGATGCAGATCCTCCCGCGCTACGACGACGTCGTCGCCGAGATCCATGCCTGGCTCGTCGCGCGCCGCACGGCGCTGCTGACGGTGGGGATCGACCGGGAACGGATCTGCCTCGACCCGGGGATCGGCTTCGGCAAGACCCATGCGCACAACGTCGCGCTCGTCCGGCACGCCGGCCGGTTCCTCGACATCGGGCAGCCGATCCTCGTCGGTCATTCGCGGAAGGGGTTTCTCGGCAAACTGGTCGAGGAGGCCCTCGGGCGGAAGGCCGACGAGGCGCTCCGCGACGGGGCCACGGCGGGGATCGCCTGCCATCTCGCCGCCGCCGGGGTCCAGGTGGTGCGCGTCCACGCCGTGGGGCTGGTGAGGGCGGCACTCGAGGCGTTCGCGGCGGCCCGGTGA
- a CDS encoding HDIG domain-containing protein, with amino-acid sequence MPVAPSSYRRRIRRGQAIEGPQGFWSTLFERASRAEVVVRLGLCLGAALVMALLVRGWMEPFPWHVGAVAPRGVAARVPFKKPDAERTREARKRAEAQVRVVYTQDKAKLMRLRDGLKNRLAELAPAETLAAVPRAVWLEFAPEAADAFERLPPPAAPGVEQPTSPADDQPSRDVAVPIDEAVLAAEQEYQRFRGRVASKEKQTEVDRAIDRAFAEILGTGVLEKLQHDINEGSQTEIDVYPLGNPADISRVQVFDVQLVEAKLRLAGRFTEEFGEGPVTSRLVGWLEQRLAGSLEVDLEGTAKAKKKASDETPQQFERYAAGDLLAPPGAPLSPEQFELLELEERAFNEEQTVPQRLSRLVATFGLLVAVLTLAGFYIHLRHHDILDDLGHVATLLGLSTVTVLVCLCAAADGWRAETVPLVVFALTVAIAYEEDLALLLAAEVALVVVVVLGAGMSSFVTLVSTAAAVVFWTGRLRSRSRLIYVGLFAAAVAFFTQIGSQLLESRPLDKDYLILTDAARTAGWVALSGFLMTGLLPFIERAFGVLTDLSLLEVGDIAHPLLQELVRRAPGTYNHSINVASIGEAAAEAIGARGLLVRVGAYFHDVGKMLKPAYFVENQGQQPSLHETLAPAMSTLVIVAHVKEGAELARQYHLPQPIVDLITEHHGTTLVEYFFRRATERSQVDPNGTEVDEQMYRYPGPKPSTRESAVLMLADATESASRALADPTPARIQGLVHDLAMKRLLDGQFEDCGLTLEELARIEDSLTKSLTAVYHGRVKYPGQRSA; translated from the coding sequence ATGCCCGTCGCCCCCTCGTCCTACCGTCGCCGGATCCGCCGCGGCCAGGCCATCGAAGGCCCCCAGGGGTTCTGGTCAACCCTTTTCGAGCGCGCTTCGCGCGCCGAGGTGGTGGTCCGCCTCGGGCTCTGCCTGGGTGCAGCGCTGGTGATGGCGCTGCTGGTGAGGGGCTGGATGGAGCCATTCCCGTGGCACGTCGGCGCCGTGGCGCCGCGCGGTGTGGCGGCCAGGGTGCCGTTCAAGAAACCGGATGCGGAACGCACCCGGGAAGCCCGCAAGCGGGCCGAGGCGCAGGTCCGCGTCGTCTACACGCAGGACAAGGCGAAGCTGATGCGATTGCGGGACGGATTGAAGAACCGCCTCGCCGAACTGGCCCCTGCCGAGACGCTCGCGGCCGTGCCCCGCGCGGTGTGGCTCGAGTTCGCCCCCGAGGCCGCCGACGCCTTCGAGCGACTTCCTCCTCCCGCTGCCCCCGGAGTGGAGCAACCGACCTCCCCCGCCGATGACCAACCGTCGCGCGACGTCGCCGTGCCGATCGACGAGGCGGTGCTCGCGGCGGAGCAGGAGTATCAGAGGTTCCGCGGCCGGGTGGCCTCGAAGGAGAAGCAGACGGAGGTCGACCGGGCGATCGACCGGGCGTTCGCGGAGATTCTCGGAACGGGCGTGCTCGAGAAACTCCAGCACGACATCAACGAGGGGAGCCAGACCGAGATCGACGTCTATCCCCTCGGGAACCCCGCCGACATCTCCCGGGTGCAGGTCTTCGACGTCCAGTTGGTCGAGGCCAAGCTGCGTCTTGCCGGCCGGTTCACCGAGGAGTTCGGGGAGGGCCCTGTCACGTCGCGCCTCGTCGGCTGGCTCGAGCAGCGGCTTGCCGGTTCGCTCGAGGTGGACCTCGAAGGGACCGCCAAGGCCAAGAAGAAGGCGAGCGACGAGACCCCGCAGCAGTTCGAGCGCTACGCCGCCGGTGACCTGCTGGCCCCGCCCGGAGCGCCGCTGTCGCCGGAGCAGTTCGAGTTGCTGGAGCTCGAGGAGCGGGCGTTCAACGAGGAGCAGACGGTCCCGCAGCGCTTGAGCCGACTGGTGGCGACGTTCGGGCTGTTGGTGGCGGTGCTGACGCTGGCGGGGTTCTACATCCACCTCCGCCACCACGACATCCTCGACGATCTCGGCCACGTCGCCACGCTCCTCGGCCTGTCGACGGTGACGGTCCTCGTCTGCCTGTGCGCCGCCGCCGACGGCTGGCGCGCGGAAACGGTGCCGCTGGTGGTGTTCGCCCTGACGGTGGCGATCGCCTACGAGGAGGACCTGGCGCTGCTCTTGGCCGCCGAAGTAGCGCTGGTCGTGGTCGTCGTGCTCGGCGCGGGGATGTCGAGTTTCGTGACGCTGGTGTCGACCGCGGCGGCGGTGGTGTTCTGGACCGGCAGGCTCCGCAGCCGCAGCCGCCTGATCTACGTCGGCTTGTTCGCCGCTGCCGTCGCCTTCTTCACCCAGATCGGGTCGCAACTCCTCGAGTCGCGCCCGCTCGACAAGGACTACCTGATCCTCACCGACGCCGCCCGGACCGCCGGCTGGGTCGCGTTGTCGGGGTTCCTGATGACCGGTCTGCTGCCGTTCATCGAGCGGGCATTCGGCGTCCTCACCGACTTGAGTCTCCTCGAGGTCGGCGACATCGCCCATCCGCTCCTCCAGGAACTGGTCCGTCGTGCCCCGGGCACCTACAACCACTCGATCAACGTCGCCAGCATCGGTGAGGCCGCGGCCGAGGCGATCGGTGCCCGCGGGCTGCTGGTCCGTGTCGGGGCCTATTTCCACGATGTCGGCAAGATGCTCAAACCGGCCTACTTCGTCGAGAACCAGGGGCAGCAGCCGAGCCTCCACGAAACCCTCGCCCCGGCGATGAGCACCTTGGTGATCGTCGCCCACGTCAAGGAGGGGGCCGAGCTGGCCCGGCAGTACCACCTCCCGCAGCCGATCGTCGATCTGATCACCGAGCACCATGGCACGACGTTGGTCGAGTACTTCTTCCGTCGTGCCACCGAACGCTCGCAGGTCGACCCCAACGGGACCGAGGTCGACGAGCAGATGTACCGTTATCCGGGGCCGAAGCCGAGCACGCGCGAGTCAGCGGTGCTGATGCTCGCCGACGCCACCGAGAGCGCCAGCCGGGCCCTGGCCGATCCGACGCCGGCGCGGATCCAGGGGCTGGTGCACGACCTGGCGATGAAGCGGCTGCTCGACGGGCAGTTCGAGGACTGCGGGCTGACGCTCGAGGAGTTGGCACGGATCGAGGACAGCCTCACCAAGAGCCTGACCGCGGTCTACCATGGCCGCGTGAAGTATCCCGGCCAGCGGTCAGCCTGA
- the recO gene encoding DNA repair protein RecO — protein sequence MAAEKTLALVLGATPFGETSSVVTLFTREIGKLRALAKGAWRPKGPFDGALDLFSTCEVIVLRRASGGLDLLTEACLLERFRIAGSLAAYQATVGLTELTDALTADADPQPELFDAVVASVHSLSGHRGSDDRVDEERIRAALAILHLTGHGPALERCAACLAPVGTGRASFGMLDGGTLCPSCRRGKRLVVSVSDGALALLRRLAATPPRTILTVDADRLGEARAVVDAYLSHLLGRRLRSASASPQRPGPRRR from the coding sequence ATGGCCGCGGAGAAGACGCTCGCGCTGGTACTCGGTGCCACGCCGTTCGGCGAGACGAGCAGCGTGGTCACGCTCTTCACGCGCGAGATCGGCAAGCTGCGGGCTCTGGCGAAGGGGGCGTGGCGTCCGAAGGGGCCGTTCGACGGCGCCCTTGACCTGTTTTCCACGTGCGAGGTAATCGTCCTGCGCCGTGCGTCAGGCGGTCTGGATCTGCTCACCGAGGCCTGCCTCCTCGAGCGGTTCCGGATCGCCGGCAGCCTGGCGGCCTATCAGGCGACGGTCGGCCTGACCGAACTGACCGACGCGCTCACCGCCGACGCCGATCCGCAGCCGGAGCTCTTCGATGCCGTCGTCGCCAGCGTCCACTCCCTCTCCGGTCATCGTGGATCCGACGACCGGGTCGACGAGGAGCGGATCCGCGCCGCCCTGGCGATCCTCCACCTCACCGGTCACGGGCCGGCGCTGGAGCGCTGCGCCGCCTGCCTGGCGCCGGTCGGCACGGGACGCGCCTCCTTCGGGATGCTCGACGGCGGGACTCTGTGCCCCTCCTGCCGACGCGGCAAACGACTGGTGGTCTCGGTGTCCGACGGTGCGCTGGCGCTGCTCCGGCGGCTGGCCGCCACGCCGCCACGGACGATCCTCACCGTCGATGCCGACCGGCTCGGCGAGGCCCGTGCCGTCGTCGATGCCTACCTGTCCCATCTGCTCGGCCGCCGGCTCCGCTCCGCATCCGCGTCGCCACAGCGGCCCGGACCCCGGCGTCGCTGA
- a CDS encoding tetratricopeptide repeat protein translates to MTSSPRRDPLATVVRAVPPLVVAALLAGGCAGLEKPRWPWSKPAGELAADDAGVISSERPSADTGTGWDYFKGENIKKRWKKLVGRGPNEAVARAALAEGDALYRERRYDEAIAKYKVAVDRWPDSAVEEDALWQLAECWFFTDRYPKAEDGYDELVKKYANSRYLDRVAQRQFVIGQYWIAVDRKDHLPLLVPNLADRSRPLFDTKGRALKAFEHVRLNDPRGILADDSIMAAANAHFLDRQWIDADYFYGLLRTEYPDSDFLLEAHLLGIQAKLRAYQGAGYEGGVLDEAEFLADQTLVQFPDQLTNEDQDRLVTTRAEIAAQQALRHWERAEFYAKGKHYTSARIYYALLARDRPQTLLAQKARDRLGEIEGLADVSDNPFPMLTAVLNPDSLKEAELDAMAEADTVIARENDTDAGIVR, encoded by the coding sequence ATGACGTCCTCCCCCCGCCGAGATCCGCTGGCCACCGTGGTGCGCGCGGTGCCGCCGCTCGTGGTGGCGGCCCTGCTTGCCGGCGGCTGCGCCGGGCTGGAGAAGCCGCGCTGGCCGTGGTCGAAGCCCGCCGGCGAGCTCGCGGCCGACGATGCCGGCGTGATCTCCTCAGAGCGCCCCAGTGCCGACACCGGGACGGGTTGGGACTACTTCAAGGGGGAGAACATCAAGAAGCGATGGAAGAAACTCGTCGGCCGCGGGCCGAACGAGGCGGTCGCCCGCGCGGCGCTGGCCGAGGGTGACGCCCTGTACCGCGAGCGCCGCTACGACGAGGCGATCGCCAAATACAAGGTGGCGGTCGACCGCTGGCCCGATTCGGCCGTCGAGGAGGACGCCCTCTGGCAGCTCGCCGAGTGCTGGTTCTTCACCGACCGCTACCCCAAGGCCGAGGACGGTTACGACGAACTGGTGAAGAAGTACGCCAACTCGCGCTACCTCGACCGCGTCGCCCAGCGGCAATTCGTGATCGGCCAATACTGGATCGCCGTCGACCGCAAAGACCACCTCCCGCTGCTGGTCCCCAATCTCGCCGATCGCAGCCGGCCGCTGTTCGACACCAAGGGGCGCGCCCTCAAGGCGTTCGAGCATGTCCGTCTCAACGATCCGCGCGGAATCCTCGCCGACGACAGCATCATGGCGGCGGCCAACGCCCACTTCCTCGACCGTCAGTGGATCGACGCCGACTACTTCTACGGGCTGCTCCGCACCGAATACCCGGACAGCGACTTTCTCCTCGAGGCCCATCTGCTCGGTATCCAGGCGAAGCTCCGCGCCTACCAGGGGGCCGGCTACGAAGGGGGCGTGCTCGACGAAGCGGAGTTCCTCGCCGACCAGACGCTGGTCCAGTTCCCCGACCAGTTGACGAACGAGGACCAGGACCGGCTGGTCACCACGCGTGCGGAGATCGCCGCGCAGCAGGCGCTCCGGCACTGGGAGCGCGCCGAGTTCTACGCCAAGGGAAAGCACTACACCTCGGCGCGGATCTACTACGCGCTGCTGGCCCGTGACCGTCCGCAGACGCTCCTCGCCCAGAAGGCCCGCGACCGGCTCGGCGAGATCGAGGGGCTCGCCGACGTCTCGGACAACCCGTTCCCGATGCTGACGGCGGTCCTCAACCCCGACTCGCTCAAGGAAGCGGAGCTCGACGCCATGGCCGAAGCCGACACGGTGATCGCCCGCGAGAACGATACCGACGCGGGAATCGTCCGCTGA
- a CDS encoding S9 family peptidase, which produces MNVAARAEEPADPHQWLEDVTGEKQLEWVRQRNATVKAALTDREEFRALEGRVLSILDSKARIPMVGKIGAQFYNLWRDGKNPKGLWRRTTLADYRTAEPGWETVIDVDALAAAEKENWVWHGATVLEPDDRRCLVALSRGGADAEVIREFDLESCQFVTGGFALPEAKSRVAWRDADTLLVGTDFGPGSMTSSGYPRTVRVWKRGTPLATATTVFEAAADDMAASAFTDRTPGFEREFIVRQMTFWTNELYQVRDGKVVKVPKPDDANATLHREWLLLELRKDWEVAGTTHPAGALLAIDHERFMAGAREFHVLFRPGPRTSLVAVAPTRHHLLVTTLDNVRNRIEALSWQDGRWLREPLAGVPDVGTASVSAVDDLEGDDFFLVTASPLAPSTLALGSLPATGAPRAGAVEKLKSAPAFFDATGLVVEQHEATSADGTKVPYFQIGRANLPPDGSTPTLLYGYGGFEIPLVPGYDPVTGAAWLERGNVSVIANIRGGGEFGPVWHQAALKANRPRAYEDFIAVAEDLVRRKVTSPRHLGIKGGSNGGLLMGNMLTRRPDLWGAIVCQVPLLDMRRYHTLLAGASWMGEYGNPDDPTEWEFIKGFSPYHNLDPAKDYPPILITTSTRDDRVHPGHARKMAARLEEYGKKVLSYENIEGGHGGAADNRQKAFMDALGWTFLDGELR; this is translated from the coding sequence ATGAACGTCGCCGCGCGCGCTGAAGAACCTGCCGATCCGCACCAGTGGCTCGAGGACGTCACGGGTGAGAAACAGCTGGAGTGGGTCAGGCAGCGGAACGCCACGGTCAAGGCGGCGCTGACCGATCGGGAGGAGTTCCGCGCACTCGAGGGGCGCGTCCTCTCGATCCTCGACTCCAAGGCGCGGATCCCGATGGTCGGCAAGATCGGCGCGCAGTTCTACAACCTGTGGCGCGACGGCAAGAACCCGAAGGGGCTGTGGCGCCGGACGACGCTCGCCGACTACCGCACGGCGGAGCCGGGCTGGGAGACGGTCATCGACGTCGATGCCCTGGCGGCCGCCGAGAAGGAGAACTGGGTCTGGCACGGGGCCACGGTTCTCGAGCCCGACGACCGCCGCTGCCTGGTGGCGTTGTCGCGCGGCGGTGCCGACGCCGAGGTGATCCGCGAGTTCGATCTCGAGAGTTGCCAGTTCGTCACCGGTGGCTTCGCCCTGCCTGAGGCCAAGAGCCGTGTCGCCTGGCGCGACGCCGACACGCTCCTGGTCGGCACCGATTTCGGACCCGGCTCGATGACGTCGTCCGGGTATCCGCGCACGGTGCGCGTCTGGAAGCGGGGCACGCCGCTGGCGACGGCGACGACGGTGTTCGAGGCCGCGGCCGACGACATGGCGGCCAGCGCCTTCACCGACCGGACGCCGGGATTCGAACGCGAGTTCATCGTCCGGCAGATGACGTTCTGGACCAACGAGCTGTACCAGGTGCGAGACGGCAAGGTCGTCAAGGTGCCCAAGCCCGACGACGCCAACGCCACGCTCCACCGTGAGTGGCTCCTCCTCGAGCTGCGCAAGGACTGGGAGGTGGCGGGCACCACCCATCCAGCGGGGGCGCTGCTGGCGATCGACCACGAGCGCTTCATGGCCGGCGCCCGCGAGTTCCACGTCCTCTTCCGGCCGGGGCCGCGGACGTCGCTGGTGGCGGTGGCGCCGACGCGCCACCACCTCCTCGTGACCACGCTCGACAACGTCCGCAACCGGATCGAGGCCCTCTCCTGGCAGGATGGCCGCTGGCTCCGTGAGCCGCTTGCCGGCGTGCCCGACGTCGGCACGGCGAGCGTCTCGGCCGTCGACGATCTCGAGGGGGACGACTTCTTCCTCGTCACCGCCAGCCCGCTGGCCCCGTCGACACTGGCGCTGGGAAGTCTTCCCGCGACCGGTGCACCGCGGGCGGGAGCGGTCGAAAAGCTCAAGAGCGCCCCGGCGTTCTTCGACGCGACCGGTCTCGTCGTCGAGCAGCACGAGGCGACCAGCGCCGACGGCACGAAGGTGCCCTATTTCCAGATCGGCCGGGCGAACCTTCCCCCCGACGGCTCGACGCCGACGCTGCTCTATGGCTACGGCGGCTTCGAGATCCCGCTCGTCCCCGGCTACGATCCCGTGACCGGTGCGGCGTGGCTCGAACGGGGCAACGTGTCGGTGATCGCCAACATCCGCGGCGGCGGTGAATTCGGCCCCGTCTGGCACCAGGCGGCCCTCAAGGCCAACCGGCCGCGGGCCTACGAGGATTTCATCGCGGTCGCCGAGGACCTCGTGCGCCGCAAGGTGACCAGCCCGCGGCACCTCGGGATCAAGGGGGGCAGCAACGGCGGGCTGTTGATGGGCAACATGCTCACCCGCCGGCCCGACCTGTGGGGGGCGATCGTCTGCCAGGTGCCGCTCCTCGACATGCGCCGCTACCACACGCTCCTGGCGGGGGCGAGCTGGATGGGGGAGTACGGCAACCCCGACGACCCGACGGAGTGGGAGTTCATCAAGGGCTTCTCCCCATACCACAACCTCGATCCGGCGAAGGACTATCCGCCGATCCTCATCACCACCAGCACCCGCGACGACCGCGTTCACCCCGGCCACGCCCGGAAGATGGCGGCGCGGCTCGAGGAGTACGGCAAGAAGGTGCTGTCGTACGAGAACATCGAAGGGGGCCACGGCGGCGCCGCCGACAATCGTCAGAAGGCGTTCATGGACGCGCTCGGCTGGACGTTTCTCGACGGCGAGCTCCGCTGA
- a CDS encoding HlyC/CorC family transporter, whose amino-acid sequence MNPAAIRIESAVMVLALAGAAATLARAARGPQRHRVAEACRSRGRPDDVARILTDCDTLAFLASSAMVIAALVATLLAGRTLAAAGPTAAVAGAVGWIGLAWLALVALPVVASAWCGAAILVGGFAIWRPLLALAAPVVGWLGSLGRRLAAAGGAGPVAPATGDAELRAVVDEAHRDGLLEDTARDMIEGIMDLAEARVGRIMTKRTAMVSLSVDMPWDDVVRLAAESGHSRLPVWEGSPDGVIGILHARELLVALTRRLDGVPPPSSVREVLRPPFFVPETMSVQKLLRELQRTHTHIAIVTDEFGGVAGLVTIEDALEEIVGEITDEHDEVLADGLHRLADGSWEVDGHLPVGELNARTGLDLPETDGYETVGGLVFHRCGRVPQVGERIEAHNASFEVLATSGRRVERVRVTSP is encoded by the coding sequence ATGAACCCCGCCGCCATCCGCATCGAATCGGCGGTGATGGTCCTCGCCCTCGCCGGAGCGGCGGCGACACTCGCCCGCGCCGCGCGCGGGCCGCAGCGCCATCGTGTCGCCGAGGCCTGCCGGTCGCGGGGCCGACCCGACGACGTGGCGCGGATCCTCACCGACTGCGACACCCTCGCGTTCCTCGCGTCGTCGGCGATGGTGATCGCGGCATTGGTGGCGACGCTGCTCGCCGGTCGGACGCTGGCGGCCGCCGGGCCGACCGCCGCGGTGGCCGGAGCGGTCGGCTGGATCGGTCTGGCGTGGCTGGCCCTGGTCGCCCTGCCGGTGGTCGCCTCGGCCTGGTGCGGGGCGGCGATCCTCGTCGGTGGGTTCGCGATCTGGCGGCCGCTGTTGGCGCTGGCGGCGCCGGTCGTCGGCTGGCTGGGGTCGCTCGGCCGGCGGCTCGCCGCCGCGGGGGGGGCCGGACCGGTCGCGCCGGCGACGGGCGACGCCGAGCTCCGCGCGGTCGTCGACGAGGCCCACCGCGACGGTCTGCTCGAGGACACCGCGCGCGACATGATCGAGGGGATCATGGACCTCGCCGAGGCACGGGTCGGACGGATCATGACCAAGCGGACGGCGATGGTGAGCCTGTCCGTCGACATGCCGTGGGACGACGTCGTTCGCCTCGCCGCGGAGAGCGGCCACTCGCGCCTGCCGGTGTGGGAAGGATCGCCCGACGGCGTGATCGGGATCCTCCACGCGCGGGAATTGCTCGTCGCCCTCACCCGGCGGCTCGACGGCGTGCCGCCGCCGTCGTCGGTGCGCGAGGTGCTGCGGCCACCGTTCTTCGTCCCCGAGACGATGTCGGTCCAGAAGCTGCTCCGTGAGCTGCAGCGGACCCACACCCACATCGCGATCGTGACCGACGAGTTCGGCGGCGTGGCGGGGCTGGTGACGATCGAGGACGCGTTGGAGGAGATCGTCGGCGAGATCACCGACGAACATGACGAGGTCCTCGCCGACGGGCTTCACCGGCTCGCCGACGGTTCCTGGGAGGTCGACGGCCACCTTCCCGTCGGTGAGCTCAACGCACGGACAGGGCTCGACCTGCCGGAGACCGACGGGTACGAGACCGTCGGCGGGCTGGTATTCCATCGCTGCGGCCGGGTGCCGCAGGTGGGGGAGCGGATCGAGGCCCACAACGCGTCGTTCGAGGTCCTCGCCACCTCGGGCCGGCGCGTGGAGCGGGTACGGGTGACGAGCCCCTGA
- the ybeY gene encoding rRNA maturation RNase YbeY — translation MAAAQAGSRPSPRRHVVEVVDRQRVWSVPRAWLTRVCRRALAEEGVKRATITLVFVDDAGIAALHDRWLGDPTPTDVITFDLGDGDRLCGDIACSTETALREAARYGWSARHELAYYMIHGLLHLTGYDDHAVAHRRAMRARERAVFAALDLPAPPRRSRRP, via the coding sequence ATGGCCGCTGCGCAAGCCGGATCACGGCCGTCGCCGAGAAGGCACGTCGTCGAGGTCGTCGATCGGCAGCGGGTCTGGTCCGTGCCCCGCGCCTGGCTGACCCGCGTGTGCCGCCGGGCGCTGGCCGAGGAGGGAGTAAAGCGGGCGACGATCACGCTGGTCTTCGTCGACGACGCCGGCATCGCCGCCCTCCACGACCGCTGGCTCGGTGATCCGACCCCGACCGACGTGATCACCTTCGATCTCGGCGACGGCGACCGGCTGTGCGGCGACATCGCCTGCAGCACGGAGACGGCGCTGCGCGAGGCGGCCCGCTACGGCTGGTCGGCCCGGCACGAGCTGGCGTACTACATGATCCACGGTCTGCTCCACCTCACCGGCTACGATGACCATGCCGTCGCCCACCGCCGGGCGATGCGGGCCCGCGAGCGTGCGGTGTTCGCCGCGCTCGATCTCCCTGCCCCACCCCGTCGCTCGCGCCGCCCATGA
- a CDS encoding glutamate-5-semialdehyde dehydrogenase: protein MTTTACPAPEELELHCRQIAERARRAAQELAAVPGHRRAAAIRAAAVRIRADVAGILAANALDMEAGRAAGVGAANLDRLRLDGARVEALAAGLEAVADQPDPVGEVIEERTRPNGLVVRKVRVPLGVVLFIYESRPNVTADAAAVALGSANAIILRGGTDAARSSRRLVECIHGALDDTGVPLAAVQLVETPDRAAIGCLLGMSDCIDVVIPRGGEELVRRVATEARMPVLKHFTGNCHVYVDSAADLAMALAIVVNAKCQRMGVCNAAESLVVHRAVADRFLPGAAAALAAHGVEIAGDETVCRLVPAAVPATAADYAREYHGPKISAVVVESLDDAIAHVNRFGSRHTDAIVTADPAAAERFAAGVDTAVVMVNASTRFNDGGELGLGAEIGISTDKLHARGPCGTRELTTSKYVVTGSGQVRS from the coding sequence GTGACCACGACCGCGTGCCCCGCTCCGGAGGAGTTGGAGCTCCACTGCCGGCAGATCGCGGAGCGAGCCCGACGGGCGGCGCAGGAACTAGCGGCCGTTCCCGGCCATCGGCGGGCCGCGGCGATCCGCGCGGCTGCAGTGCGGATCCGCGCCGACGTCGCCGGGATCCTCGCCGCCAACGCGCTCGACATGGAGGCCGGCCGCGCGGCCGGGGTCGGGGCGGCGAACCTCGATCGCCTCCGGCTCGACGGCGCCCGCGTCGAGGCGCTCGCTGCCGGGCTGGAGGCGGTGGCCGATCAGCCCGATCCGGTCGGGGAGGTGATCGAGGAGCGGACGCGGCCCAACGGCCTGGTGGTCCGCAAGGTCCGGGTGCCGCTGGGGGTGGTGCTGTTCATCTATGAATCGCGCCCCAACGTCACCGCCGACGCCGCCGCCGTCGCCCTCGGCAGCGCCAATGCGATCATCCTCCGCGGCGGCACCGACGCGGCCCGGTCGAGCCGGCGGCTCGTGGAGTGCATCCACGGGGCCCTCGACGACACGGGCGTCCCGCTCGCGGCGGTGCAGCTGGTCGAAACGCCGGACCGGGCGGCCATCGGCTGCTTGTTGGGGATGAGCGACTGCATCGACGTCGTGATTCCGCGCGGGGGCGAGGAGCTCGTCCGTCGGGTCGCCACCGAGGCGCGGATGCCGGTGCTCAAGCACTTTACCGGTAATTGCCACGTCTACGTCGACTCCGCCGCCGATCTCGCGATGGCTCTCGCGATCGTGGTCAACGCCAAGTGCCAGCGGATGGGGGTCTGCAACGCCGCCGAGTCCCTCGTCGTCCACCGCGCCGTGGCCGACCGTTTCCTCCCCGGCGCGGCCGCGGCGCTGGCCGCACACGGCGTCGAGATCGCCGGCGACGAGACGGTCTGCCGGCTGGTGCCGGCGGCGGTGCCGGCGACCGCGGCCGATTACGCCCGTGAGTATCACGGGCCCAAGATCTCCGCCGTCGTCGTCGAGTCGCTCGACGACGCGATCGCCCACGTCAACCGGTTCGGCTCGCGCCACACCGACGCGATCGTGACCGCCGATCCAGCCGCGGCCGAGCGCTTCGCCGCCGGCGTCGACACCGCCGTGGTGATGGTCAATGCCAGCACCCGGTTCAACGACGGCGGCGAGCTCGGCCTGGGGGCCGAGATCGGGATCTCGACCGACAAGCTCCACGCCCGCGGGCCGTGCGGTACGCGTGAATTGACCACCTCGAAGTACGTCGTCACTGGCAGCGGGCAGGTACGATCGTGA